In the genome of Phlebotomus papatasi isolate M1 chromosome 2, Ppap_2.1, whole genome shotgun sequence, one region contains:
- the LOC129804820 gene encoding uncharacterized protein LOC129804820, giving the protein MACGGLRCSMLFIGLFALIQGIGYLIMGIFGILAHQCDVQMDTSQLNYLIYLAYFRHAQCGEVNWPLLGIDLPPGVEVIKPDVSDVALRMQIFIKIYIVLSSVWIITSIMFIAATSSTSFSRNFLRFFCYAFAITCLLNFIFDLIASGFHISDITWTTTLEYFLEFIQVENRDELMTYLQDVSIVALPIPAVIMTVVSFRGLIIAIINFTMMVIVFLSVKRLEEKLQKKPPKVIRAPDFGYERQYPPGEMVQRRTADHISQGPLHQYQQHPPPQSLQKSSAPVQNRSRYEDVNPHPYQYDNHTYQSDNQYNQPVSALKAQPVLTTERRFLEPLKGGESEGSASSRASPVHETSRDSSYVGYGRIPARDSRRPKEEDPHPAILRHTKPPYGGSLSRDEKPVVRKTYSDANRFSQQQVPPEELRSQLPWSYFQSRHEVKRPKKIQEHSNDEIPPPVPVPDYTLHFPKKGRQGPPPPPKPTKESIERWSGPEVHY; this is encoded by the exons ATGGCTTGTGGTGGTCTGCGTTGCTCAATGCTCTTCATTGGACTTTTTGCCCTG ATTCAGGGAATTGGATACCTGATCATGGGTATTTTTGGCATTTTAGCCCATCAATGTGACGTACAAATGGACACCTCCCAGTTAAACTACCTAATCTACCTGGCATACTTCAGAC ACGCACAGTGTGGCGAAGTCAACTGGCCGCTACTGGGAATTGATCTTCCACCCGGTGTTGAGGTCATCAAGCCCGATGTGTCCGACGTAGCGCTCCGGATGCAGATCTTCATCAAGATCTACATCGTCTTGAGCTCTGTCTGGATTATCACGTCCATCATGTTCATTG ctgCCACAAGCTCAACCAGCTTCAGTCGGAACTTCCTCAGGTTCTTCTGCTATGCCTTTGCCATCACCTGTCTCCTTAACTTTATCTTTGATCTCATTGCCTCAGGATTTCATATCTCTGACATCACATGGACAACG accCTGGAATATTTCCTGGAGTTCATTCAAGTGGAGAACAGGGACGAATTGATGACGTACCTGCAGGATGTCTCCATTGTGGCTTTGCCCATTCCCGCTGTTATCATGACGGTGGTTTCATTCAGAGGCTTAATAATTGCCATTATTAATTTTACTATGATGGTCATTGTATTTCTGTCCGTAAAGCGACTTGAGGAGAAGCTGCAGAAGAAGCCCCCAAAGGTTATTAGAGCTCCAGATTTTGGATATGAAAGACAATATCCACCAGGTGAAATGGTTCAGAGGAGAACTGCTGATCACATTTCTCAAGGTCCCCTGCATCAGTATCAACAGCATCCACCGCCACAGTCTCTGCAAAAGTCTTCTGCTCCAGTGCAGAATCGCAGCAGATACGAGGATGTCAATCCTCATCCTTATCAGTACGACAATCACACATATCAATCAGACAATCAGTACAATCAACCAGTTTCTGCGCTAAAAGCTCAGCCAGTACTTACCACAGAAAGGAGATTCCTGGAGCCTCTAAAGGGAGGAGAATCTGAGGGTTCTGCATCCTCGAGGGCTTCACCTGTCCATGAGACTTCTCGGGATTCCTCCTATGTGGGATATGGAAGGATCCCAGCTAGAGATAGCAGAAGACCAAAGGAGGAAGATCCCCATCCTGCCATTCTGAGACACACAAAACCACCTTATGGAGGATCCCTCAGCCGAGATGAGAAACCTGTCGTCAGGAAGACATACTCCGATGCCAACAGATTCTCCCAGCAGCAAGTTCCTCCGGAGGAACTCAGAAGCCAGCTGCCTTGGTCATACTTCCAGAGTCGCCATGAAGTAAAGCGACCAAAGAAAATCCAGGAACACAGCAATGACGAGATCCCTCCTCCAGTCCCGGTTCCAGACTACACTCTACACTTCCCCAAGAAGGGAAGGCAAGGTCCACCACCACCGCCGAAGCCAACCAAAGAGAGCATTGAAC